The window GAATAAATTTCAGTAGAGCACCAATTACTTTTATAGGTTACTTCGTGTTCATAAGAATATCCATGGCTTCGTCTATGTCTGTAATAGGTGCTCGACAAACATGATTCTCGCATAGATATATGGTAGGCTTATCCTTCATGACACCTTTATCTTTTAGGCTGGGATTAAGGGATAATAAGGTATCACTGCCATCATTAATAAGAATGGTAAAGCAGTCTTTATCCAAGTGATGCAGTTGATGGATCAATGCTTTTATGCTTTCCATATCCTCCAAGGAACCTGCAACAACAATATCCCTGCTACCTTTCATAAGGATGATTAAGGTTTGCATTAAGAACGTGTGATATCTTGGGTAATGATTGACTTGATGTGCAAAAGCTGACACAATTTCTTTCGCTTTATGCTCCAGGGTTACATCGCCTGTCAATCGACTGAGTTTCAATAAATTAAGAGCTGCTACTGAGTTACCTGATGGTATGGCACCATCATAGATTTCTTTCGGTCTTGTGATTAACGTTTCACTATCACTACTGTATAAGAAAAAACCGCCTTTTTCATCATCCCAAAAATGCCTTATAAGATACTGATTAAGGTCTGTAGCCCATTGCAAATACAAGGGATCAAAGGTGGTTTCATACAGTTCAATTAACCCCCATACCATAAACGCATAATCATCTAGGAAACCCTCATGTTTCACTTCACCATGACGATAGCGTACATATAGACCTCCATCTTCTTTGCTGAGATGCTCTTTTATAAAGGCTGCTGTGTCTATAGCTGCTTCCAAGTATAGATCCTTATGCTGATTTTCTAAAACATGAGAATCCTTTGTAAAATCTTTCATATATCGGCTGGTATAGGCTAATGCACCAATCATTAAACCATTCCATGCTGTTAATATTTTATCATCCAGATGAGGTCTAACCCTTTTATCTCTATAGGCTAACAACTTATTTTTACATCCATTAACCCATTCTTCATCCTCCAATATGTCTTCTATCCCGACATGAAGTAAGTTAAGGATATTATTGCCTTCAAAATTACCCGATGGTGTTGCATCATATAACTGACAGAAGCGTTCTCCATCTTGCTTTCCTAAGACCTGTAATATTTCTTCTTTGCTAAAGACATAAAATTTACCTTCCACACCCTCTGAATCTGCATCCTCAGCACTGTAAAAAGCACCTTGTTCCTGCATCATATCCCGTTTAAGATATGCAAACATATGCTCCACCACATACTTATACCGCGGTTTTTTGGTAGCATGATATCCCATGGTATAAGCTTTCATCAGCAATGCATTGTCATACAGCATTTTTTCAAAATGAGGTACCAACCATTTCTTGTCCGTAGCATAACGTGAAAATCCGCCACCTATATGGTCATAGATACCTCCTTTAAACATGGCATCTAATGTTTTTTCAGCCATGGTTAACGCTTCTTCAGAGCCATGCACCTTATAATAGTTAAATAAAAAGAATAGATTATGAGGTGTTGGAAATTTTGGTGCTTGACCAAACCCACCATCTACCACATCAAAATCGGCTTTTAGCTGTTCATAAGCTCTATCCACAACCTGTTGATTTATCTCCAATGTATGATCATGGGATGTACTCTGAATATGCTCCATTAACGCGTCACTTTTTTCTAAGAGGGATGCTTTATTTTCTACCCATAAGGTATGAATATTGGTTAATAAATCCACAAAACCAATGCGACCATACATGGACCTTTTAGAAAAATACGTACCAGCAAATAAAGGTTTCTGGTCATGGGTAATAAACACACTTAAAGGCCATCCACCACTGCCAGTTGTTTTTTGACACACATCCATGTAAACAGCATCAATATCTGGTCTTTCTTCTCGGTCTACTTTAATAGCAATAAAATGGTCATATAATATTTTAGCTACTTCCTCGTCTTCAAAGGATTCTTTTTCCATGACATGACACCAATGACATGTGGAGTACCCAATACTTAGAAATACAGGTTTGTCTTCTTTCTTGGCTCTTTCAAATGCCTCCTTACCCCATGGATACCAATCTACAGGATTGTTTTTGTGCTGTAAAAGGTATGGTGACTTTTCTCTTGCTAATCTATTTTCATTTCCTTGAACAGTATATGACATCCTATCACCTTCTTTCTTATCATTTCCGTATAGTTTTTCACTGAGGACGACTTACTATTCATTGTATCGCTGTTGCTCTTCAAATAAAAGTCATTTTGGTTTTTTTAGATATCGTCTTAAACTTTTGAAGTTAAAGGTGTATAATAGTTCGTGGTGTGAAATAAAAACTGTTATACCAATAATAGTTACTATGGCTTTCACATCCAATGACGTGAGAAAGGAGGATTTTATGATGAACAACAAAATTAATAATAAACTTTTATGGAGGCGTTTACCTCTATAAAGGATGGAGGAAATATGATTAAATATAAATCTAAGGTTGACGACATTCCTATCTTATTGTGGGGAGAAAAGAGCGACAATCTTTTTATTGCAGTCCATGGAAATATGTCAAACAAAGAAGACGTTATCATTGACATATTAGCTGAAGAAGCTGTTCAAAAAGGTTATCAAGTATTAAGCTTTGATTTGCCAGAACATGGTGAAAGAAAGCTTGACCCTACGCCTTGTAAAGTTCAGTTTGCTGTTCGTGATTTATCTATTATCATGGATTATGCACAATCACATTGGAAAAAATTGAGCTTATTTGCATGCAGTATAGGTGCTTATTTTAGCCTGTTAGCTTATCAAAAAGATGTATTGGAAAAAGCATTATTTTTATCACCAGTGGTTAATATGGAAAGAATGATTAACAATATGATGGGGTGGTTTAATATAACACCAGACCGTTTACAAAAGGAAAAGACCATTGAAACACCAATCGGTCAAAAACTTTATTGGGATTATTTCTGTTATGTTAAACAACATCCAGTCCATACATGGCATACAGACACTTCGATTTTGTATGGGTCCAATGACGAAGTATGTGAACTGGATACCATCGATGATTTTGTTAAAAAATTCTCTTGCCAATTAGAAGTGATAGACTCAGGAGAACATTACTTTCATTCAGAAGAACAGTTGACTATGTTCAGGTATTGGTTACACAAAAGCATATCAACTGCTGTGATTTAGTCTTCTTTTGATACTCTAGAATGATGTCCTTAGTTTAGCACACAAATGTTGCTTTGCATAGGACACCTATTTTGAAGTGGTTACCATTATTGTGACTTATTTGCATTAATTTCTAGTTCCTTTACATAATCTTTTTATACCCATAATTGTTATCTTATCTATAAAGTAAAACACAAATAGAAAGCCCCTACTGAGGCTTTCTATTGTTAGAAACAAATTATTAATCGTATATTACGATTAAAGAACTATACTATATTGTTGTATTGAACATTGTTCATCTAAGATGGTCTGCCCAATTGCCTTAACTTTCTTTATTCAGTTTACCTATCATATCATGCAACTGTTCTTCTGTTAATTCGCCAGAACTAAAACCTGCCAAGGTTCCCAGTGGCACTTTAGATTATCCTATAGCAAAATGATCTGTCATCTCTCTGTCTTTAAATTACTTAATGAAGGGTTATAAAATCATGTTAAATAAAAATTTAAAACGTCTTTCAGATTCCGTAAAATGGAACGAAACAAACGCTAACAAAATTTCCATGGTTATTGTATTTGGGTTCTTTTGAATAATAAACTTGCATAATTCATTTTTATATTCAAGTTGACCCTTTGCATCCAAACTAGTCAGTATGATTCTGTGAGCGACTTTAGCTTTAGATGTAAAGGCATTAGAACAGTCCGTTAGATGCATGATTTGTTCATCTTGTTCTACTTGCTGCCTAATATCTTCGCTACTCATGGCGATATCTCTTGAGACACCAATCCTCTCATATTGTTCAACTGGTGCATCGTTCTCCTTCATTCGGTTTACAAGAAGTTTAATCATTTTTTCTTCAATATTAAAATCTCGATACGGCTTTAATTGTTCAGGATCTTCTGCCAAATCATAGAGCCTAGTTCCATACCAGTAGGGATTAAAATAACTATTACTTTTGATTTTCATCAATCTACAGTTTTTTGTAAACTCAAAAGGCTCTTGTAGTTCAATGTCCTGAAGCTCATTCACTTGAAACATTTGGTTCATATGGGTGGGCATCAACGTATACTCATAATGTTCTTTATTATCAGGTCTGACTGGACCTCGCATATACACGTACCTTCCGTCAGTCACATTGATATGACCGCCTGCTAATCCAAACAATGCACATTCTCTAACCTTCTTATCACTTAGAATTGTTTCCTTTAAAGACTTCCCTTCCATATCTTTTGGTATGTCTAGAGCAAAGTATTCCAACAAGGTTGCAGGTAAATCAATGGTCTG is drawn from Vallitalea pronyensis and contains these coding sequences:
- a CDS encoding thioredoxin domain-containing protein: MSYTVQGNENRLAREKSPYLLQHKNNPVDWYPWGKEAFERAKKEDKPVFLSIGYSTCHWCHVMEKESFEDEEVAKILYDHFIAIKVDREERPDIDAVYMDVCQKTTGSGGWPLSVFITHDQKPLFAGTYFSKRSMYGRIGFVDLLTNIHTLWVENKASLLEKSDALMEHIQSTSHDHTLEINQQVVDRAYEQLKADFDVVDGGFGQAPKFPTPHNLFFLFNYYKVHGSEEALTMAEKTLDAMFKGGIYDHIGGGFSRYATDKKWLVPHFEKMLYDNALLMKAYTMGYHATKKPRYKYVVEHMFAYLKRDMMQEQGAFYSAEDADSEGVEGKFYVFSKEEILQVLGKQDGERFCQLYDATPSGNFEGNNILNLLHVGIEDILEDEEWVNGCKNKLLAYRDKRVRPHLDDKILTAWNGLMIGALAYTSRYMKDFTKDSHVLENQHKDLYLEAAIDTAAFIKEHLSKEDGGLYVRYRHGEVKHEGFLDDYAFMVWGLIELYETTFDPLYLQWATDLNQYLIRHFWDDEKGGFFLYSSDSETLITRPKEIYDGAIPSGNSVAALNLLKLSRLTGDVTLEHKAKEIVSAFAHQVNHYPRYHTFLMQTLIILMKGSRDIVVAGSLEDMESIKALIHQLHHLDKDCFTILINDGSDTLLSLNPSLKDKGVMKDKPTIYLCENHVCRAPITDIDEAMDILMNTK
- a CDS encoding alpha/beta hydrolase, whose translation is MIKYKSKVDDIPILLWGEKSDNLFIAVHGNMSNKEDVIIDILAEEAVQKGYQVLSFDLPEHGERKLDPTPCKVQFAVRDLSIIMDYAQSHWKKLSLFACSIGAYFSLLAYQKDVLEKALFLSPVVNMERMINNMMGWFNITPDRLQKEKTIETPIGQKLYWDYFCYVKQHPVHTWHTDTSILYGSNDEVCELDTIDDFVKKFSCQLEVIDSGEHYFHSEEQLTMFRYWLHKSISTAVI